Proteins encoded within one genomic window of Oncorhynchus nerka isolate Pitt River linkage group LG17, Oner_Uvic_2.0, whole genome shotgun sequence:
- the LOC115145071 gene encoding glycosaminoglycan xylosylkinase-like, whose translation MKLKQRVVLLVAVLLLLGLAKFFLLDGGEGSAASRRDLRAFRKMEAGLSLSRGDRLTHTLQSPWEVANQWVGPREVYPEETPELAAVLSALGTARVERADVGYKGTQLKALLILDGGQKVVFKPKRYSRGYVVEGEPYAGYDRHNAEVAAFHLDRILGFRRAPLVVGRFVNLRTEIKPVATDQLLSTFLMQGNNSCFYGKCYYCRESEPACAEGDMMEGSVTLWLPDVWPLQKHRHPWGRTYREGKLARWEYDESYCDAVKKMPPYDAGPRLLDVIDTAIFDYLIGNADRHHYESFQDDGGASMLILLDNAKSFGNAALDERSILAPIYQCCMVRVSTWNRLNLLRAGALSSALRQALTFDPINPVLAEPHLAALDRRLSGVIATIQQCVESLGPDNTLIEDRMILPHP comes from the exons ATGAAGTTGAAACAGCGCGTGGTGTTGCTGGTTGCCGTGCTACTCCTGTTGGGGCTGGCCAAATTCTTTCTgctggatggaggagaggggtccGCAGCCAGTCGACGAGACCTCCGGGCCTTCCGCAAG ATGGAGGCAGGCCTGTCTCTCTCACGCGGTGACCGGCTAACACACACCCTCCAGTCTCCATGGGAGGTGGCAAACCAATGGGTGGGCCCCAGGGAGGTGTACCCTGAGGAGACCCCCGAGCTGGCAGCCGTCCTCTCCGCGCTGGGCACTGCCCGAGTGGAGCGGGCAGATGTGGGCTACAAGGGCACCCAGCTCAAAGCTCTACTAATACTGGAcggggggcagaaggtggtcttcAAACCCAAAAG gTATAGTAGAGGCTATGTGGTAGAAGGAGAGCCGTATGCAGGTTATGACAGACACAACGCAGAGGTGGCAGCATTTCACCTGGACAG GATCCTGGGTTTCAGAAGAGCACCCCTAGTGGTCGGGAGGTTTGTCAACCTGAGGACTGAGATCAAACCTGTCGCTACGGACCAGCTACTCAGTACCTTTCTAATgcagg gtaatAATAGTTGTTTCTATGGGAAGTGTTACTACTGTAGAGAGAGTGAACCTGCATGTGCGGAGGGAGATATGATGGAGGGATCAGTAACTCTCTGGCTGCCAGACGTCTGGCCTCTCCAGAAACACAGACACCCCTGGGGACGCACCTACAGGGAGGGCAAACTGGCCAG GTGGGAGTATGATGAGAGCTACTGTGATGCGGTGAAGAAGATGCCTCCGTACGACGCCGGTCCCAGACTGCTGGACGTCATAGACACGGCCATCTTTGATTACCTCATCGGCAACGCCGACCGACATCACTACGAGAGTTTCCAAGACGACGGAGGAGCCAGCATGCTCATCCTGCTGGATAATGCCAAGAG TTTTGGGAATGCAGCTCTGGATGAAAGAAGCATTCTGGCCCCTATATATCAGTGTTGCAT gGTGCGTGTGTCTACGTGGAACAGGTTGAACCTGCTGAGAGCTGGGGCTCTGAGTTCAGCCCTAAGACAGGCCCTGACCTTTGACCCCATTAACCCTGTCCTGGCCGAGCCCCACCTGGCTGCCCTGGACAGACGGCTGTCTGGTGTCATAGCAACCATCCAGCAGTGTGTGGAGTCGCTGGGCCCCGACAACACACTGATAGAGGACCGCATGATCCTGCCACACCCCTAG